In Syngnathoides biaculeatus isolate LvHL_M chromosome 5, ASM1980259v1, whole genome shotgun sequence, the following are encoded in one genomic region:
- the abhd16a gene encoding phosphatidylserine lipase ABHD16A isoform X2 translates to MAGWMWLRCVFGPHLQRIHRHPDPTWPPGRVVRTGWNYQPGSLEKHTDGILSWASALWYLSYCSSPLLLSYLYGKGYICSSKLAPMSQYVATTLLCLLGVACLRGWGRWKSTQYLEFISILEEAKKNHSPDNKKKLRCYNFDFSHWPADFSWTEVSNPKSTKAGVSLLKREAKSRGAADAALHSVRTLPCHIVSFLIVHSFGRRMLYPGSVGLLQKAMRPMLLQGQAKLIEEFDGQRNKLVACDGNEIDTMFVDRRGGGGVKGRTLVICCEGNAGFYEVGCMNTPLEGGYSVLGWNHPGFGGSTGVPFPQNEANAMDVVIQFAVHKLHFQLNNIVIYAWSIGGFTASWAVMSYPEIQSVVLDASFDDLLPLALKVMPDSWRPLVQYTVRQYINLNVSEQLLKYQGPVLLVRRTRDEIITTSSPEDVMSNRGNDLLLKLLQFRYPKIMMKEGVQVVRQWLSASTHVEEASVYSGYQVDDDWCTSVLLSYQMDTDVQFPWNVGEDMTVEGKQQLALFLARKHMRNFETTHCTPLPASEFHSAWKL, encoded by the exons TTGG GCTTCAGCTCTGTGGTACCTCTCCTACTGCAGCTCTCCTCTCCTGCTAAGCTATTTgtacggaaaag GCTACATATGCAGCAGTAAGTTGGCGCCAATGAGTCAGTATGTGGCAACGACGCTGCTGTGTCTCCTTGGAGTGGCGTGTCTCCGAG GGTGGGGAAGATGGAAGAGCACTCAGTATCTTGAGTTTATTTCCATTTTGGAGGAGGCGAAGAAAAATCATTCGCCAGACAACAAG AAGAAATTGAGATGCTACAACTTTGACTTCTCTCACTGGCCTGCAGATTTCAGCTGGACTGAAGTCAGCAATCC GAAGTCGACAAAGGCCGGCGTCTCCCTGCTGAAGCGCGAGGCCAAATCGAGGGGAGCGGCCGACGCCGCGCTGCACTCCGTTCGCACTTTGCCGTGCCACATTGTCAG TTTCCTCATCGTGCACTCGTTTGGGAGAAGGATGTTGTATCCGGGCTCCGTGGGACTGCTGCAGAAAGCCATGAGGCCCATGTTGCTGCAAGGCCAAGCCAAGCTCATTGAGGAG TTTGACGGCCAGAGGAACAAGCTGGTGGCCTGCGACGGCAACGAGATCGACACCATGTTTGTGGACCGCAGGGGAGGAGGCGGAGTAAAGGGCCGCACTCTG GTCATATGCTGTGAAGGCAACGCCGGCTTCTACGAGGTGGGGTGCATGAACACACCGCTGGAGG GCGGCTACTCCGTCCTGGGGTGGAACCATCCAGGCTTCGGAGGCAGTACG GGGGTGCCCTTTCCACAGAATGAGGCCAACGCCATGGACGTGGTCATCCAGTTTGCCGTGCACAAGCTCCACTTCCAGCTCAACAACATTGTCATATACGCCTGGTCCATAGGCGGATTCACAG CCAGTTGGGCAGTGATGTCATACCCAGAGATCCAATCGGTGGTACTGGACGCCTCCTTCGATGACCTTCTACCGTTGGCTCTCAAGGTCATGCCTGATAGCTGGA GGCCGCTGGTTCAGTACACGGTGCGGCAGTACATAAACCTCAACGTCTCCGAGCAGCTCCTAAA ATACCAAGGACCCGTCTTGCTGGTGAGGAGAACCAGGGACGAAATCATCACCACCTC GAGTCCAGAGGACGTCATGTCCAACCGAGGGAACGACCTTCTCCTCAAGCTGCTTCAGTTCAG GTATCCCAAAATAATGATGAAGGAAGGGGTCCAGGTGGTCCGACAGTGGCTGAGTGCCTCGACTCACGTAGAGGAAG CGTCCGTGTACAGCGGCTATCAGGTGGACGACGACTGGTGCACGTCGGTGCTGCTCTCGTACCAGATGGACACGGACGTCCAGTTTCCCTGGAACGTCG GTGAGGACATGACTGTCGAAGGGAAGCAACAGTTGGCTCTTTTCCTG GCTCGCAAGCACATGAGGAACTTCGAGACGACACACTGCACGCCGTTGCCCGCCTCTGAATTTCACTCCGCGTGGAAGCTGTAG
- the vars1 gene encoding valine--tRNA ligase, whose translation MATLYVSPNPNDFRSLLALLAAEASPSSGVKAVSGDPPAGLCARSTPTLVLGAGEGTDVLSGSNAVAWYLAVLGKRAGADVKQQSEVWQWLSFADNELIPLSCGVVFPLMGATLDKKIQHTARAELFRVLKVLDKMLEPKTYLVGERLTLADMAVVSALLLPFKYALEPTDRVSLTNVTRWFTTCINQKHFIKVLGKVKLCEKMVSVKPDAEAKTSTTSPAAANDAAIDMGGAIPNGLPKTEAQLKKEAKKREKLEKFQQKKEKEAEKKTQPPQEKKAKPEKKELGVISYNIPTPCGEKKDVITPLPDSYSPQYVEAAWYPWWEKQGFFKPEYGRQSINSPNPKGIFMMCIPPPNVTGSLHLGHALTNAIQDCLTRWHRMRGETTLWNPGCDHAGIATQVVVEKKLMRDRGMSRHDLGREKFIEEVWKWKNEKGDRIYHQLKKLGSSLDWDRACFTMDPKLSYAVQEAFIRMHDEGVIYRSKRLVNWSCSLNSAISDIEVDKKELTGRTLLPVPGYKDKVEFGVLVSFAYKVDGSDEEVIVATTRIETMLGDTAVAVHPDDSRYQHLKGKMVLHPFCDRKMPVVFDDFVDMSFGTGAVKITPAHDHNDHDVGIRHSLPFINILDENGLLINVPPPFLGMKRFEARKAVLEALKERGHFKEVKDNPMVVPVCSRSKDIVEPLLKPQWYVNCTDMGKQAADAVREGRLKIIPDHHLKTWFNWMDNIRDWCISRQLWWGHRIPAYFITVNDPAVKPGEDLDGHYWVSGRTVEEAREKAAKRFNVTPDKVTLRQDEDVLDTWFSSGIFPFSIFGWPNETQDLSVFYPGTLLETGHDILFFWVARMVMMGIKLTGKLPFKEVYLHAVVRDAHGRKMSKSLGNVIDPLDVITGISLEGLHAQLTYSNLDPVEVERAKQGQKSDYPNGIPECGTDALRFALCAYTSQGRDINLDVNRILGYRHFCNKLWNAVKFAMKTLGDNFVPLEKAQLCGEESVTDRWILSRLSAAVSLCDAGFKAYDFPAITTAIYNFWLYELCDVYLESVKPVFNNVGEEKQAGVCRQTLYTCLDVGLRLLSPIMPFVTEELYQRLPRRRPQLDAPSVSVTAYPDAEEFCWNSDEVDRNMEFVMNVVKTIRSLRADYNLTKTRADCYLQCADSATVSLVQTSNVQIQTLSYCQAVIPLSAEQAVPAGCAVAIASDRCTVNLMIKGLIDVDKELSKLQAKKSELDKLMAKLHDKMANSDYRDKVPLKVQQQDADKLRQSQTELEKVEEAMNNFSKMI comes from the exons ATGGCCACTCTTTATGTGTCCCCCAACCCCAACGACTTCCGAAGTCTCCTGGCACTCCTGGCTGCCGAGGCTTCGCCATCCTCTGGGGTCAAGGCAGTCAGCGGGGACCCACCCGCTGGCCTCTGTGCCCGCTCCACACCCACTTTGGTGCTGGGTGCTGGGGAAGGCACAGACGTACTGAGTGGGTCCAACGCTGTGGCCTGGTACCTGGCTGTGCTGGGAAAGAGAGCCGGTGCGGACGTCAAGCAGCAGAGCGAGGTGTGGCAGTGGCTGAGCTTCGCCGACAACGAGCTCATCCCGTTGTCCTGCGGCGTTGTCTTCCCCCTCATGGGGGCGACACTGGATAAGAAG ATCCAGCACACGGCCCGTGCTGAGCTGTTCCGCGTCCTGAAGGTTCTGGATAAAATGTTGGAGCCAAAAACGTACCTGGTTGGGGAGCGCCTCACACTTGCTGACATGGCCGTGGTCTCGGCTCTTCTTCTGCCTTTCAAATAT GCTTTGGAACCAACCGACAGGGTGTCTTTGACCAACGTGACCAGATGGTTCACCACTTGCATCAATCAGAAACACTTCATCAAGGTGCTGGGAAAGGTCAAGCTGTGTGAGAAGATGGTGTCAGTGAAGCCAGATGCTGAGGCCAAAACTAGTACAACTTCTCCTGCTGCTGCTAATGATGCTGCTATTGACATGGGAGGCGCTATTCCTAATG GGCTACCAAAGACAGAAGCCCAACTGAAGAAGGAGGCGAAAAAGAGGGAAAAGCTGGAGAAATTCCAacagaagaaggagaaggaggcaGAGAAGAAGACCCAGCCACCCCAAGAG aaaaaggcCAAACCTGAGAAGAAGGAGTTGGGGGTCATCTCGTACAACATTCCTACGCCGTGTGGAGAGAAAAAAG ATGTCATCACTCCGCTCCCTGACTCGTACAGTCCCCAGTATGTGGAGGCTGCCTGGTATCCGTGGTGGGAGAAGCAGGGATTTTTCAAACCAGAATACGGG AGGCAAAGTATTAATAGTCCAAACCCCAAAGGCATCTTCATGATGTGCATCCCTCCACCCAATGTAACGGGATCACTCCACTTGGGTCACGCCCTCACCAATGCCATCCAGGATTGCCTGACCAGATG GCACAGAATGCGTGGCGAGACCACGCTGTGGAACCCTGGCTGCGACCACGCCGGCATCGCCACCCAGGTGGTGGTGGAGAAGAAGCTGATGAGGGACAGAGGCATGAGCCGCCATGACCTGGGAAGGGAGAAGTTCATTGAGGAAGTCTGGAAGTGGAAGAACGA GAAAGGAGATCGGATCTACCACCAACTGAAGAAACTGGGCTCCTCTCTGGACTGGGACCGAGCGTGCTTCACAATGGACCCC AAACTTTCCTACGCAGTACAGGAGGCTTTCATCCGTATGCACGATGAGGGGGTGATCTATCGGAGCAAGAGGCTGGTCAACTGGTCTTGCTCGCTCAACTCCGCCATCTCCGACATTGAG GTTGACAAGAAGGAGCTGACGGGCAGAACGCTGCTCCCTGTTCCAGGCTACAAAGACAAAGTGGAGTTTGGAGTCTTGGTGTCGTTTGCCTACAAGGTGGACGGTTCAG ACGAGGAGGTGATCGTGGCGACCACTCGTATTGAGACCATGCTGGGTGATACAGCTGTGGCTGTGCACCCCGACGACTCCAGATACCAACACCTGAAGGGGAAGATGGTGTTGCACCCCTTTTGTGACCGCAAGATGCCAGTTGTTTTTGACGACTTTGTGGATATGAGCTTTGGAACAG GTGCTGTGAAAATCACGCCCGCTCACGACCATAACGACCACGATGTCGGCATCCGACACAGCCTGCCCTTCATCAACATCCTGGATGAGAATGGGCTGCTCATTAACGTGCCCCCTCCCTTCTTG gGCATGAAGCGTTTCGAGGCCAGGAAAGCAGTGTTGGAGGCGCTCAAGGAGAGAGGGCACTTCAAAGAGGTTAAAGACAACCCCATGGTTGTGCCAGTCTGCAG TCGTTCCAAGGACATTGTGGAGCCCCTGCTGAAGCCCCAGTGGTACGTCAACTGCACAGACATGGGCAAGCAGGCAGCTGACGCCGTCCGAGAGGGGCGCCTCAAAATCATCCCTGACCATCACCTCAAGACCTGGTTCAACTGGATGGACAACATAAG GGATTGGTGTATTTCCCGGCAGCTGTGGTGGGGTCACCGcatccctgcttatttcatCACTGTGAACGATCCCGCCGTGAAACCAGGCGAG GATTTAGATGGTCATTATTGGGTGAGCGGGAGAACAGTTGAGGAGGCCAGAGAGAAAGCGGCAAAGCGCTTCAACGTGACTCCTGACAAAGTTACACTCAGACAAG ACGAGGATGTTCTGGACACTTGGTTCTCATCTGGCATTTTCCCCTTCTCCATCTTTGGGTGGCCTAATGAG ACTCAGGACCTGAGTGTGTTCTACCCCGGCACCTTGCTGGAGACTGGTCACGACATCCTGTTCTTCTGGGTGGCTCGGATGGTGATGATGGGCATCAAACTGACCGGCAAGCTGCCCTTTAAAGAG GTTTATCTGCACGCCGTCGTGAGGGACGCCCACGGAAGGAAGATGAGCAAGTCTCTGGGCAACGTCATCGACCCTCTTGATGTTATAACTGGGATCTCCCTGGAG GGTCTGCATGCACAGCTTACGTACAGCAACTTGGATCCGGTGGAGGTGGAGCGTGCCAAACAGGGCCAGAAGTCAGACTACCCCAACGGCATTCCGGAATGCGGCACAGACGCCCTCCGATTTGCCCTGTGTGCATATACTAGCCAAG GCAGGGACATCAACCTGGACGTCAATCGCATCCTGGGCTACCGGCATTTCTGCAACAAGCTGTGGAACGCCGTCAAGTTTGCCATGAAGACGTTGGGGGACAACTTTGTCCCCTTGGAGAAAGCCCAG CTGTGTGGTGAGGAGAGCGTTACCGACCGCTGGATCCTTTCCCGGCTGAGCGCGGCGGTCTCCCTGTGCGACGCCGGCTTCAAGGCGTATGACTTCCCCGCCATCACCACCGCCATCTACAACTTCTGGCTGTACGAGCTCTGCGACGTCTACTTG GAGAGCGTGAAGCCCGTGTTCAACAATGTGGGAGAAGAGAAACAAGCCGGCGTGTGCAGGCAGACGCTGTACACGTGTTTGGACGTGggcctccgcctgctctctcCCATCATGCCCTTTGTGACCGAAGAGCTCTACCAAAGGTTGCCGCGTCGACGGCCTCAGCTCGACGCCCCCAGCGTCTCCGTCACGGCGTACCCCGACGCTGAAGAG TTCTGCTGGAACAGCGACGAGGTGGACCGCAACATGGAGTTTGTCATGAACGTGGTCAAAACCATCCGCTCGCTCAGGGCTGACTATAACCTGACCAAAACCAGGGCGGACT GTTACCTCCAGTGTGCGGACTCTGCCACGGTGTCGCTGGTGCAGACTTCCAACGTTCAGATCCAGACTCTGTCGTACTGTCAGGCCGTGATCCCCCTGAGCGCCGAGCAGGCGGTACCGGCGGGCTGCGCTGTGGCCATCGCGTCTGACCGCTGTACCGTCAACCTCATGATCAAG GGTCTAATTGACGTGGACAAGGAGTTGTCCAAGCTGCAGGCGAAGAAAAGTGAGCTGGACAAGCTGATGGCGAAGCTGCACGACAAAATGGCCAACAGCGACTACAGAGACAAGGTGCCGCTCAAGGTGCAGCAGCAGGATGCTGACAAG CTGCGACAGAGTCAAACGGAGCTGGAGAAAGTCGAAGAAGCCATGAACAACTTTAGCAAGATGATTTAA
- the LOC133500708 gene encoding uncharacterized protein LOC133500708 translates to MLTAVVWLMALLGPVRGWGLSPAADNSAAPDPQCGRCFHGQKFPQWEGLAPSPLCHRTPGGHDFATLRRLDCETAVASAFRLGPGWTQGQEGEELLELEEDGVKVFIPALLRGGNHLSPPTESPLQRWDWAVSTLVRSSVAPKCSSLGGELYVLTGAGVPGDEGCQAGPLLWSAACCSVPEAEGGFSLGLISDTGNDEVSERRVSIKELQERLGVEELFSGGCAGAGGESTGVDQSLRTEDPTRELAAEESGSDCKVYDESKYDAREADASDVDESEADESEAVARETDVTEESAVKTESSSAEEADEKRSVESVSEQEDKTDANSSSTVVFIFSTTLSILKAPLRPIFSRITQFPGQATYVAREELGVLAALPGDTLYVFYLLTSDLLSWMRWGAETLLDILMNSIYSIYYCASSMLAELLNSCFTGVTGMGTLAGDTVGIFGDALGNTWWVSKFFGGRLLRQSGDYAGTVAMEMGDQALALGGGTGQLVWRSVAGVVNTFIMGGNIVIGVVGVVFGAFTEGFGREKETTPVHTVLSETE, encoded by the exons ATGCTGACTGCTGTTGTGTGGCTGATGGCCCTGCTGGGCCCAGTGCGAGGCTGGGGCCTGTCACCGGCAGCTGACAACAGCGCTGCGCCGGACCCCCAGTGCGGCCGCTGCTTCCACGGGCAGAAATTTCCTCAGTGGGAAGGCTTGGCGCCGAGCCCTCTGTGTCACAGGACGCCCGGCGGCCACGACTTCGCCACCCTGCGCAGGCTCGACTGTGAAACGGCCGTCGCATCAGCCTTCCGTTTAGGCCCTGGATGGACGCAGGGACAAGAGGGAGAAGAGCTTCTG GAATTAGAAGAGGATGGTGTCAAAGTGTTTATTCCAGCTCTGCTCCGAGGTGGCAACCATCTGTCTCCACCTACAGAATCCCCTCTCCAGCGGTGGGACTGGGCCGTCTCCACGCTGGTTCGCTCCAGCGTCGCTCCCAAGTGCAGCTCGCTCGGTGGGGAGCTCTACGTCCTAACGGGGGCAGGGGTACCCGGGGACGAGGGGTGTCAGGCGGGGCCGCTGCTGTGGTCCGCGGCATGCTGCTCGGTCCCGGAGGCCGAAGGCGGCTTCAGCTTGGGCTTGATCAGCGACACGGGAAATGATGAAGTCAGCGAGAGGCGAGTGAGCATCAAGGAGCTACAGGAGAGGTTGGGAGTAGAGGAGCTGTTCTCTGGAGGCTGCGCAGGGGCGGGCGGGGAGTCGACCGGTGTCGATCAGAGTCTTCGCACCGAGGACCCCACACGAGAGTTGGCTGCAGAAGAAAGTGGTTCGGACTGCAAAGTTTATGATGAAAGCAAATACGATGCAAGAGAAGCAGATGCAAGTGATGTGGATGAAAGCGAGGCGGATGAAAGCGAAGCGGTTGCGAGGGAAACGGACGTGACAGAGGAGTCTGCAGTGAAGACGGAGAGCAGCAGTGCGGAAGAGGCTGATGAGAAGCGTTCTGTCGAAAGTGTGTCGGAACAGGAGGACAAGACAGACGCCAACAGCAGCAGCACTGTGGTCTTCATCTTCTCCACCACATTGTCCATCCTCAAAGCCCCTCTCAGGCCAATCTTCTCCAGAATCACTCAGTTCCCTGGACAG GCGACCTATGTTGCCCGGGAAGAACTCGGCGTCCTCGCTGCTCTTCCAGGAGACACCTTGTACGTCTTCTACCTCTTGACGTCGGACCTGTTGTCGTGGATGCGCTGGGGAGCCGAAACGCTGCTCGACATCCTGATGAACTCCATCTACAGCATTTACTACTGCGCCTCCTCCATGCTGGCAGAATTGCTGAACAGTTGCTTCACGGGCGTCACCGGCATGGGGACGCTGGCCGGCGACACGGTGGGGATCTTCGGGGACGCCCTGGGCAACACCTGGTGGGTAAGCAAGTTCTTCGGAGGACGTCTTCTGAGGCAGAGCGGGGACTACGCCGGGACAGTGGCGATGGAGATGGGGGATCAAGCGCTAGCCCTGGGCGGAGGGACGGGCCAGCTCGTGTGGAGAAGCGTAGCTGGGGTGGTCAATACGTTCATCATGGGGGGCAATATCGTCATCGGGGTGGTGGGTGTGGTGTTTGGGGCTTTCACAGAAGGTTTTGGACGGGAGAAGGAAACGACACCGGTCCACACTGTTCTGTCTGAGACCGAGTAG